One Drechmeria coniospora strain ARSEF 6962 chromosome 01, whole genome shotgun sequence genomic region harbors:
- a CDS encoding Fungal transcriptional regulatory protein: protein MAETHSVASEANANPSERAAAQRAEAEQDDPKGKKAVGKKRTKTGCMTCRKRRIKCDENKPRCKNCIKSKRECKGYDRSLDPLGAQQSHFATPLYAAGSPYLSNLMASHNARAPAPINLQAIAPKPPPSFDFNQSTLRPLHPQYAEHGSQDIGYDQTSPEVYASMRNPLYATSFSAAASSMHDSCSARQLYHDARQQFDVGGITPSLSCIQSTSATGLGQPLTGMFHYCSGSDADISTEDVYMAESENKQPTSASVLVSGPFVPPASQPEHVTAVRTFSTFAKLAPFEYMEYASNSELRNQTTHAIFTHFINITGPSMSLYERDSSPSQEPDQRGGNAEPGHNLFSYTIPSLALNHKGLFHAVMATANLQIANLQDTSEVEALKHDHWSLNQITKSERSLQSGTDVATLAASLLLAYFRVWMSDHSKWYDRLRVARKLFGQIALRDMSRVYLRAKREASFSAGVNHLCEFDYDLLSSITGTRVCAEHYNLEEGEPSDLRYRSASNTNIKQYDILRDLFWWYAKMDVYQSILGATKLCMGYEAWTQCPPRAPVSKFNAIYGTYDHLILLLGRLASFTHRDFVRKRKATTQSAPCSDAFLHRATESRPTDGYFPMTSSPPMGRSPPTDANDDLGALHTEEAATLEWESIRKAFAALGKRLDTTHFKPLNGEYADSKKTPFGPAVQYRTYSIAGIWMNYHMGLIKLYRSHPMMPLAGMQATRMAAQYTERHAMRIGSIAAGLADDTQNPDNSTTHAAALIESCFPLFVAAMQVQTSDQQLWILRWMYNISVRTGWHSAKGITLGCDAGFSKAYQLGYGPEYNRPAFLDQPPSSSWMLPRRLDHRLSESFVKEESRAVPRSEQTSLAFGLLGVEGDLDRLHLEEDD, encoded by the exons ATGGCAGAAACGCACAGCGTGGCGTCCGAGGCCAATGCGAATCCGTCAGAGCGAGCCGCTGCCCAgcgagccgaggccgaaCAGGACGATCCCAAGGGAAAGAAGGCTGTCGGAAAGAAGAGGACCAAGACCGGATGCATGA CCTGCCGTAAGCGGCGCATCAAGTGTGATGAAAACAAGCCGAGGTGCAAAAACTGCATCAAATCCAAGCGAGAGTGCAAAGGCTACGACCGGAGTCTGGATCCGTTGGGGGCACAGCAGAGCCATTTTGCCACGCCCCTCTACGCCGCCGGCAGTCCATACCTGAGCAATCTCATGGCCTCGCACAACGCCAGGGCGCCTGCTCCGATCAACCTGCAAGCCATCGCACCGAAGCCACCGCCGTCCTTCGATTTCAACCAATCTACACTGCGACCACTGCATCCGCAATACGCAGAACACGGCTCGCAAGACATCGGCTACGATCAAACATCCCCCGAGGTGTATGCGTCCATGCGAAACCCGCTGTACGCCACTAGCTtctctgctgctgcttcttccATGCATGACAGCTGCAGCGCGAGACAGCTATACCATGACGCTCGTCAGCAGTTCGATGTAGGGGGCATCACGCCGAGCTTGAGCTGTATTCAGTCGACGAGCGCCACGGGATTGGGCCAGCCCTTGACAGGCATGTTTCATTACTGCTCGGGGAGTGATGCCGACATCTCAACTGAGGATGTTTACATGGCCGAGTCAGAAAACAAGCAGCCAACGTCAGCCTCGGTGCTGGTTTCTGGACCTTTCGTGCCTCCCGCATCCCAGCCAGAGCATGTGACGGCAGTCAGAACATTTTCCACATTCGCGAAACTCGCTCCCTTTGAATATATGGAGTACGCATCCAACTCCGAACTGCGGAATCAAACAACGCATGCCATCTTTACGCATTTCATCAACATCACGGGACCTTCCATGTCGTTGTACGAGAGGGATTCTAGTCCTTCGCAGGAGCCAGACCAGCGCGGAGGGAATGCGGAACCGGGCCACAATTTGTTCAGCT ATACCATTCCCTCGCTCGCCTTGAATCATAAAGGCCTGTTCcacgccgtcatggccactGCAAATCTTCAAATTGCCAACCTGCAGGATACGTCCGAGGTGGAGGCCTTGAAGCACGACCATTGGTCGCTCAACCAAATTACCAAGAGCGAGAGATCGCTTCAGAGCGGAACAGACGTCGCCACCTTGGCAGCCTCGCTTTTGCTTGCATACTTTCGAGTATGGATGTCGGATCATTCCAAATGGTACGATCGTCTTCGCGTCGCCAGAAAGCTCTTCGGCCAAATCGCCCTGAGGGACATGTCTCGAGTCTACCTGCGGGCAAAGCGGGAGGCCTCGTTTTCGGCTGGTGTAAATCACCTCTGCGAGTTTGACTACGACCTTCTGAGTAGCATCACCGGGACGCGAGTCTGCGCGGAACACTACAATCTCGAAGAGGGCGAGCCGTCGGACTTGCGATATCGCAGCGCGTCCAACACCAACATCAAGCAGTATGATATTCTTCGAGACCTGTTTTGGTGGTACGCCAAGATGGACGTATATCAGAGCATTTTGGGAGCAACGAAACTCTG CATGGGATATGAAGCCTGGACGCAGTGTCCGCCGAGGGCTCCCGTGTCCAAATTCAATGCCAT ATATGGTACCTACGACCATCTTATTCTCCTGCTTGGCCGTCTCGCAAGCTTTACCCACAGAGACTTTGTTCGAAAGCGGAAAGCAACGACCCAGAGCGCTCCTTGCTCTGACGCATTCCTGCATCGAGCTACGGAATCGAGGCCGACAGATGGCTACTTTCCAATGACATCCAGCCCTCCGATGGGCCGTTCCCCACCAACGGATGCAAATGATGACCTCGGTGCTCTTCATACCGAAGAGGCGGCAACACTGGAGTGGGAAAGTATACGGAAAGCCTTTGCAGCGTTGGGAAAGCGTCTTGACACCACGCACTTCAAGCCTCTCAACGGCGAGTATGCCGACTCCAAAAAGACGCCATTTGGGCCAGCGGTACAATACCGCACGTACTCCATCGCAGGCATCTGGATGAACTACCACATGGGCCTCATCAAGCTCTATCGGAGCCATCCTATGATGCCTCTAGCAGGGATGCAGGCCACCAGGATGGCCGCACAGTATACTGAGCGTCACGCGATGCGGATAGGGTCCATTGCTGCTGGATTGGCAGATGACACTCAAAACCCCGACAATAGCACCACGCACGCCGCGGCATTGATCGAAAGCTGCTTTCCTCTATTTGTGGCAGCGATGCAG GTCCAAACGAGTGATCAGCAGTTGTGGATCCTACGGTGGATGTATAACATTTCGGTGCGAACCGGATGGCATTCGGCGAAGGGTATCACCCTCGGCTGCGATGCCGGATTCTCCAAAGCGTACCAGCTTGGCTACGGACCCGAGTACAACCGGCCGGCATTTCTCGACCAGcctccttcgtcctcgtgGATGCTTCCCCGGCGTTTGGACCATCGGCTCTCGGAGAGTTTTGTCAAGGAGGAGTCGCGTGCTGTCCCGAGATCGGAGCAGACGAGCCTCGCCTTTGGGCTCTTGGGGGTAGAGGGCGACCTTGACCGCCTTCACCTGGAGGAAGATGACTGA
- a CDS encoding ribosomal RNA-processing protein 8, which produces MFAVPGWSVSAQTLKAETAQPENAPAAAKSKKRKRGGASATETAVTPSNVADLYETVFEGKKDSSHVKKDKADAKRQKKNSQGKAESAKADSDDVTGTPAKKQKKGEADSEVKNGAVQESERKKQKKQRKKQKENGVDNQASRHPAADAKVESSASTAKPTAVTAARPATAPKPVALTALQASMREKLVSARFRYLNETLYTQPSAEAFGLFQESPEMFDEYHEGFRRQVKVWPENPVDSFLGDIRARAKAKPPARGRPGAPPLQRSKVPLPRTAGSCIIADLGCGDARLAESLKADSSKLRVEIKSFDLQSPSPLVIKADIANLPLEDGSVNVAIFCLALMGTNWIDFIEEAYRILHWKGELWVAEIKSRFGPVRNKNAPVNHSVGHRKKVAAKKGKPASEQQAGHEEDLTVEVDGADDRRRATDVSAFVDALQKRGFVLQGEREEAVDMSNKMFVKMHFTKGASPTRGKGAKPQEGLAKGKKGFAPKWDEAGEDETSQVNEAAILKPCLYKIR; this is translated from the coding sequence ATGTTTGCTGTTCCGGGCTGGTCAGTCTCCGCCCAAACCCTCAAGGCTGAAACGGCCCAGCCTGAGAACGCACCAGCAGCCGCAAAGTCCAAGAAACGGAAGCGAGGTGGCGCATCAGCGACAGAGACTGCTGTCACGCCATCCAATGTCGCCGATCTCTATGAAACCGTCTTCGAGGGCAAGAAGGACTCCAGTCACGTCAAGAAGGACAAGGCAGATGCAAAGCGGCAGAAGAAAAATTCTCAAGGAAAGGCTGAGAGTGCCAAGGCTGACTCTGATGATGTGACTGGGACGCCGGCGAAGAAACAGAAGAAGGGCGAGGCGGATTCAGAGGTGAAGAACGGGGCCGTGCAAGAGAGCGAGAGGAAGAAGCAGAAGAAGCAGAGGAAGAAGCAAAAGGAAAATGGCGTGGACAACCAAGCGTCGCGACATCCGGCGGCCGATGCCAAGGTAGAATCATCAGCATCGACAGCCAAGCCGACGGCCGTGACAGCAGCACGACCAGCCACAGCGCCCAAGCCAGTCGCACTCACCGCTCTCCAGGCATCAATGAGGGAGAAGCTTGTCTCGGCTCGTTTTCGCTACCTCAACGAAACCCTCTACacccagccgtcggcggaggcCTTTGGCCTGTTCCAAGAATCGCCCGAGATGTTCGACGAGTACCACGAGGGCTTCCGCCGCCAGGTGAAGGTGTGGCCTGAGAACCCCGTCGATAGCTTCCTCGGCGACATCCGAGCGCGTGCAAAGGCCAAACCTCCCGCCAGAGGAAGACCGGGCGCGCCCCCGCTGCAGCGTTCCAAGGTTCCGCTGCCCCGCACCGCCGGTTCCTGCATCATCGCCGACCTGGGCTGCGGCGACGCGCGTCTTGCAGAATCCCTCAAGGCCGACTCGTCCAAGTTGCGGGTGGAAATCAAGAGCTTCGACCTGCAGAGTCCCAGCCCTCTCGTTATCAAGGCCGACATTGCCAATCTgccgctcgaggacggcTCGGTCAACGTGGCCATCTTCTGCCTCGCCCTCATGGGAACCAACTGGATCGACTTCATCGAGGAAGCCTACCGCATCCTTCACTGGAAGGGCGAGCTCTGGGTCGCCGAGATCAAGTCGCGTTTCGGTCCCGTTCGCAACAAGAACGCGCCCGTCAACCATAGCGTCGGCCACCGCAAGAAGGTCGCAGCCAAGAAGGGCAAGCCAGCTTCCGAGCAGCAAGCCGGACACGAGGAGGATCTCAccgtcgaggtggacggTGCGGATGACCGCCGTCGCGCGACTGACGTGTCCGCATTCGTAGACGCCCTGCAGAAGCGAGGCTTTGTCCTGCAGGGCGAGCGCGAGGAGGCTGTGGACATGTCGAACAAGATGTTTGTCAAAATGCACTTCACCAAAGGCGCATCTCCTACCAGAGGCAAGGGGGCCAAACCCCAGGAGGGTCTGGCCAAGGGCAAGAAGGGTTTCGCCCCCAAATGGGACGAGGCCGGAGAAGACGAGACGTCGCAGGTCAACGAGGCTGCCATCCTCAAGCCTTGCCTGTACAAAATTCGATGA
- a CDS encoding DNA damage-inducible protein 1 — MHHRHSVTAFYIRWVAPQHPSTLLPFDQSTCSSNLDLILDAFSDRSRVPFEPPLAPRSLVGVWRITLNIYSPQAPGQDSLLTLEIFPDMTISVLRESVHADANIPPSLQNIYHNGRLISDDSKTMEQLQIVDGDMLAVHVREPQGNAQGNPAPPPRQPQHPQAQPAEQARTRRQGGGSDPELVRLQVLGDPALRQQLERQHPELARAADDPARFARILREAQDGEQRERLSRQREIERLNDDPFNIDNQRKIEDMIRQERVMENLQNAMEHNPEVFGRVHMLYINVEVNGHKVKAFVDSGAQATIISPSCAEACGIMRLVDTRFAGVARGVGTANIIGRVHSAQIKIGALHLPCSFTVMEGKSTDLLLGLDMLKRFQASIDLAKDTLIIQGEEVPFLGEADIPKDEEAAAAEEPSISGPAGTSIGQRSGVVMPPTDEAPQTQAPPLAQPQPAAPAPPSQGTATVGTNVTPEHIDNLVAMGATREQAIQALQAADDNVDVAASLIFF; from the exons ATGCACCATCGTCACTCCGTCACCGCCTTCTACATCCGCTGGGTCGCCCCTCAGCACCCCTCCACCCTTCTCCCTTTCGACCAGTCCACTT GTTCGTCGAATCTCgacctcatcctcgacgctTTCTCCGACCGCAGTCGCGTACCGTTCGAGCCTCCTCTGGCTCCTCGCAGCTTGGTTGGCGTCTG GCGAATCACCCTCAACATCTACAGCCCTCAGGCACCGGGCCAGGACAGCTTGCTCACGCTGGAAATCTTTCCCGACATGACCATTTCTGTTCTGCGCGAGTCCGtccacgccgacgccaatATCCCCCCCTCCCTGCAAAACATCTACCACAACGGCCGCTTGATCTCGGACGATAGCAAGACGATGGAGCAACTGCAGATTGTAGACGGTGACATGCTCGCCGTTCACGTCAGGGAGCCTCAAGGCAACGCTCAAGGAAACCCtgccccgccgccgagacaGCCCCAGCACCCGCAGGCGCAACCAGCTGAACAGGCCCGAACCCGgcggcagggcggcggcagcgatcCCGAGCTGGTCCGACTTCAGGTCCTAGGCGACCCCGCCTTGAGGCAGCAGCTCGAAAGGCAACATCCCGAGCTTgctcgtgccgccgacgacccggCACGGTTTGCCCGTATCCTGCGCGAGGCCCAAGATGGAGAGCAACGAGAGCGGCTCTCGAGGCAGCGCGAGATTGAGCGCTTGAACGATGACCCCTTCAACATTGACAACCAGAGAAAGATTGAGGATATGATTCGTCAGGAGAGAGTCATGGAGAACCTGCAGAATGCGATGGAGCACAACCCCGAAG TCTTTGGACGAGTGCACATGCTCTACATCAACGTCGAAGTGAATGGCCACAAGGTCaaggcctttgtcgactCTGGTGCCCAGGCAACCATCATCTCCCCGTCCTGTGCCGAAGCCTGTGGCATCATGCGGCTCGTCGATACGAGGTTCGCCGGCGTGGCACGCGGTGTCGGCACCGCCAACATTATAGGTCGCGTACACTCTGCCCAGATCAAGATCGGAGCCTTGCATCTGCCTTGCAGCTTCACCGTCATGGAGGGCAAGTCGACGGATTTGCTCCTCGGCTTGGACATGCTCAAGCGCTTCCAGGCCAGCATTGACCTGGCCAAGGACACGCTCATCATCCAAGGCGAGGAGGTGCCCTTCCTGGGGGAGGCTGACATTcccaaggacgaggaggctgctgcggccgaggagccttCGATATCTGGACCTGCTGGCACCTCCATCGGCCAACGGTCGGGGGTTgtcatgccgccgacggacgaAGCACCACAAACCCAAGCGCCCCCTTTGGCGCAACCGCAACCAGCAGCACCGGCCCCGCCCTCGCAAGGAACGGCAACGGTCGGTACAAACGTTACACCCGAGCACATCGACAACCTCGTCGCAATGGGTGCTACCAGGGAGCAGGCAATACAGGCCCTTCAGGCGGCAGATGacaacgtcgacgtcgccgccagtTTGATTTTCTTCTGA
- a CDS encoding nucleolar GTP-binding protein: MKTTWKDIPPVPTQQEFLDIVLSRTQRKLPTQIRAGFKISRIRGFYTRKVKFTQETFSEKFAAILDSFPRLQDIHPFHKDLLNTLYDADHFRIALGQMSTAKHLIETISRDYVRLLKYGQSLFQCKQLKKAALGRMATLIKRLKDPLLYLDQVRQHLGRLPAIDPNTRTLLICGYPNVGKSSFLRSITRADVDVQPYAFTTKSLFVGHFDYKYLRFQAIDTPGILDHPLEEMNTIEMQSITAIAHLRSAILYFMDLSEQCGYTVQAQIQLFKSIKPLFSNKLVFLVVNKIDVARPEDLNPDLQAELQTLLTSGEVEMLQLSCNTQEGVQEVKNAACERLIADRVSQKLKAGTANNGAIGGRLADVMARIHVAQPLGGQKLETFIPEGLEGRAKYDKEDPDRRKLARDVEAENGGAGVYNVDMRADYILKNPEWKYDKIPEIFDGQNVYDFIDPDIEAKLQALEEEEEKLEQEGYYDSDEEIDDEEEAEVLQKAEIIREKQQLIRNEARMKKRLKNQAIIPRKAMKKNFSELEDALDQLGVDTTNLAERAQPRSRSRGRSLTRSRMGTEDPDSMDVDAKPRDRLRSKSRAPTTNRREDGVTDEASRSKAERLAKLSQKKMNRMARQGEADRHATASITKHLFAGKRGMGKTQRR; the protein is encoded by the exons ATGAAGACGACATGGAAGGACATCCCCCCGGTGCCCACTCAGCAGGAGTTTCTTGACATTGTCCTGAGCCGCACCCAGCGCAAACTGCCCACCCAGATTCGCGCCGGTTTCAAAATCAGCAGAATTCGAG GGTTCTACACGAGAAAGGTCAAGTTCACGCAGGAGACGTTTTCGGAAAAGTTTGCCGCTATTCTCGATAGCTTCCCCCGACTTCAGGACATCCACCCGTTCCACAAGGACTTGCTCAACACCCTCTACGATGCTGATCACTTCCGCATTGCTCTCGGCCagatgtcgacggcgaagcacTTGATTGAGACCATCTCTAGGGACTACGTCCGTCTTCTCAAGTATGGTCAATCTCTATTTCAGTGCAAGCAGCTCAAGAAAGCCGCACTCGGTCGCATGGCCACCCTCATCAAGCGACTCAAAGATCCTCTCCTCTACCTCGATCAGGTTCGCCagcatctcggccgtctgCCAGCCATCGACCCCAACACCCGCACCCTCCTGATCTGCGGATACCCCAATGTGGGCAAGTCCAGCTTCTTGCGCAGCATCACCCGCGCAGATGTCGATGTCCAGCCCTACGCTTTCACCACCAAGAGTCTATTCGTCGGCCACTTCgactacaagtacctgcggTTCCAGGCGATCGATACCCCGGGTATACTGGATCACCCTCTGGAGGAGATGAACACGATCGAGATGCAGAG CAtcaccgccatcgcccacTTGCGATCTGCCATTCTCTACTTCATGGATCTTTCCGAGCAATGCGGTTACACCGTTCAGGCCCAGATCCAGCTCTTCAAGAGCATTAAACCGCTCTTCTCAAATAAGCTGGTCTTCCTCGTAGTCAACAAGATCGATGTCGCGAGACCTGAAGATCTGAACCCCGACCTTCAAGCTGAGCTCCAGACACTATTAACCTCTGGCGAGGTTGAGATGCTCCAGCTGTCCTGCAACACCCAGGAGGGCGTCCAGGAGGTCAAGAATGCCGCCTGCGAGCGCCTCATTGCCGATCGTGTCAGCCAAAAGCTCAAGGCAGGCACCGCGAACAACGGCGCTATTGGCGGCCGCCTTGCAGATGTCATGGCTCGCATTCACGTCGCCCAGCCACTGGGCGGACAGAAGCTCGAGACCTTCATCCCCGAAGGTCTCGAGGGCCGGGCCAAGTACGACAAAGAAGATCCAGATCGTCGTAAGCTCGCAAGAGACGTCGAGGCTGAGAATGGCGGTGCTGGTGTCTACAACGTGGACATGCGTGCCGACTACATTCTCAAAAACCCTGAGTGGAAGTACGACAAGATTCCGGAGATCTTCGATGGCCAGAACGTGTACGACTTTATTGATCCCGATATCGAGGCAAAGCTACAGGCCctggaggaagaggaggagaagctTGAACAGGAAGGGTACTACGATTCGGATGAGGAGAtcgacgatgaggaggaggccgaggttCTGCAAAAGGCCGAAATCATTCGCGAGAAACAGCAACTGATCCGAAACGAAGCCCGGATGAAGAAGAGGCTGAAGAACCAGGCCATCATTCCTCGCAAGGCCATGAAGAAGAACTTTTCGGAACTCGAGGATGCTCTGGATCAGTTGGGCGTCGACACAACGAATCTAGCCGAGCGGGCACAACCCCGATCTCGCAGCCGCGGTCGTTCCCTGACGAGGAGCCGCATGGGCACCGAGGACCCCGACTCCATGGACGTGGATGCCAAGCCCCGAGACCGCCTGCGCTCGAAGAGCAGAGCCCCAACTACCAATCGGCGGGAAGACGGCGTGACGGACGAAGCGAGCCGCTCGAAGGCCGAGAGGCTAGCGAAGCTGAGCCAGAAGAAGATGAACCGCATGGCGAGACAGGGCGAGGCCGATAGGCACGCCACTGCCTCCATCACCAAGCATCTG TTTGCCGGCAAACGTGGCATGGGCAAGACTCAGCGTCGCTAA
- a CDS encoding rab GDP-dissociation inhibitor translates to MDEIAKEYDVIVLGTGLTECILSGVLSVKGKKVLHIDRNDHYGGEAASVNIETLFKKYGNYQKGEEPWTKYGRVNDWNIDLVPKFLMSSGELTNILVSTDVTRYLEFKQVAGSYVQQGASPKATVAKVPSDAGEALKSPLMGIFEKRRMKSFIEWIGNFDMKDPATHKGLDIKNCSMKEVYDKFGLETGTRDFIGHAMALYLTDDHITTKGQAPEVIERTRLYGNSVARYGKSPYIYPLYGLGELPQGFARLSAIYGGTYMLNTNVDELLFDGDKAVGIKATMSSVEEMKFETKAKMILGDPSYFPGKTKVVGHVLRAICILKHPLAGTNDSDSCQLIIPQSQVGRKNDIYIACVSSAHNVCPKGYWIAIVSTIAESSANHHLELQPGLERLGKIEEQFMGPPIPMYEPIDSGSKDNIFISKSYDATSHFETTTDDVRDIYQRCAGEELKVEGLREGITVAQDQ, encoded by the exons ATGGACGAGATTGCAAAGGAGTACGATGTCATTGTGCTGGGCACTG GCTTGACCGAGTGCATCCTTTCCGG CGTGCTGTCCGTCAAGGGAAAGAAGGTCCTGCATATTGACCGCAATGACCACTATGGCGG GGAGGCCGCGTCCGTGAACATCGAAACT CTGTTCAAGAAGTATGGCAACTACCAAAAGGGCGAGGAGCCATGGACAAAGTACGGTCGTGTCAACGACTGGAACATCGATCTCGTTCCCAAATTTCTCATGTCATCGGGCGAGCTGACCAACATTCTCGTCTCCACCGACGTTACGCGATATCTCGAATTCAAGCAGGTCGCTGGCAGTTATGTCCAGCAAGGAGCCAGTCCCAAGGCCACCGTAGCCAAGGTCCCATccgatgccggcgaggccCTGAAGTCCCCTCTCATGGGTATATTTGAGAAGCGCCGAATGAAATCTTTCATCGAGTGGATTGGTAACTTTGACATGAAGGACCCTGCCACCCACAAGG GTCTTGATATCAAGAACTGCTCCATGAAAGAGGTCTACGACAAGTTCGGCCTCGAGACGGGCACGCGTGACTTCATCGGCCATGCCATGGCCCTCTATCTTACCGACGACCATATCACAACCAAGGGCCAGGCCCCGGAGGTCATCGAGCGCACCCGTCTGTACGGCAACTCTGTCGCTCGGTACGGAAAGTCCCCATACATCTACCCCCTCTATGGTCTCGGCGAGCTTCCCCAGGGCTTTGCTCGACTCTCTGCCATCTACGGCGGTACCTACATGCTCAACACCAACGTGGATGAGCTGCTTTTCGATGGCGACAAGGCCGTCGGTATCAAGGCTACCATGTCCTCGGTGGAGGAGATGAAGTTCGAGACAAAGGCCAAGATGATCCTCGGCGACCCCTCGTACTTCCCCGGCAAGACCAaggtcgtcggccacgtgcTGCGCGCCATCTGCATCCTCAAGCACCCTCTTGCTGGGACCAATGACAGCGACTCGTGCCAGCTCATCATTCCCCAGTCTCAGGTCGGCCGAAAGAATG ACATCTACATCGCTTGTGTTTCCTCCGCCCACAACGTTTGCCCCAAGGGCTATTGGATCGCCATTGTTTCAACAATTGCCGAGTCGTCGGCGAACCATCACCTCGAGCTCCAGCCCGGCCTGGAACGCCTGGGCAAGATTGAGGAACAGTTCATG GGCCCTCCGATTCCCATGTACGAGCCCATCGACAGCGGGAGCAAGGACAACATCTTCATCTCCAAGAGCTACGACGCTACTAGTCACTTTGAGACGACAACCGATGATGTTCGGGACATTTACCAGCGCTGCGCCGGCGAAGAGCTGAAGGTGGAGGGCCTGAGGGAGGGCATCACCGTTGCCCAGGATCAATAA
- a CDS encoding 50S ribosomal protein L4: MAASNVLRSSAGRITRFRSSPSQNTLPAVPTTRAGFSTTPHACKRRTKDNNASRGVSSLYGSGPRENLSMSDVPLPKPRDFKPKIAMDENHGLWGFFPSQGKLLWTPKETEEHGRPWAVEELRKKSWEDLHALWWVCCKERNMLATSKVELARGALGFGEREIEMRDEAVQKSMRAIKHALTERYYTWQDAVDVAKSDIEIDLESQDGQAYKPSAYEDEPETSDAWTEQPQRSTMTTKPEKEATA; the protein is encoded by the exons ATGGCTGCTTCCAACGTCCTGCGGTCCTCTGCGGGCCGCATCACGCGGTTCCGCTCATCCCCAAGCCAGAATACCCTCCCTGCCGTCCCGACGACAAGAGCCGGCTTCTCGACGACACCTCATGCGTGCAAGCGAAGGACCAAGGACAACAACGCAAGCCGCGGCGTCAGCAGCCTGTACGGTTCGGGGCCTCGTGAGAACCTGTCCATGTCGGACGTGCCGCTGCCGAAACCACGCGACTTCAAGCCCAAGATCGCCATGGACGAAAATCACGGGCTGTGGGGGTTCTTCCCCTCCCAGGGCAAGCTGCTGTGGACGCCAAAGGAAACGGAGGAGCACGGAAGGCCGTGggcggtcgaggagctgcggAAGAAATCCTGGGAGGACCTGCATGCACTGTGGTGGGTGTGCTGCAAGGAGCGAAACATGTTGGCCACGTCCAAGGTTGAGTTGGCACGGGGGGCGTTGGGCTTTGGCGAGAGGGAAATCGAGATGCGGGACGAAGCG GTCCAGAAGTCGATGCGGGCCATCAAGCACGCATTGACGGAACGATACTACACCTGgcaggacgccgtcgatgtGGCGAAATCGGACATCGAGATCGACCTCGAGTCGCAAGATGGACAAGCGTACAAGCCATCTgcgtacgaggacgagccagAGACGTCGGATGCATGGACAGAGCAGCCCCAGAGGAgcacgatgacgacgaaacCCGAAAAGGAAGCCACCGCCTGA